A window of Sebastes umbrosus isolate fSebUmb1 chromosome 6, fSebUmb1.pri, whole genome shotgun sequence genomic DNA:
GCAGAGTGTCGATCTCATTGTCTCTAGAAATCAGATCTCTGTCCCTGATGTGGATGTTGTTGTGCTCCAGCAGCACCGGGCTGGATGATGATGTGCTCAGCTGTAACGCAGCTACTACTGGAACTGACATTGTTTACCTCTGCAAAACCCGAATGACTTCGTTAAAGGTTGtctttttgcaaatgttttccACCAGAGCTGTTatcgttatatatatataggttggTTAGGTTTCATAAACCCCCGATGATCAGCTGCTGACTCATTGGCCGCTTCACcggtctgctgctgctccgtcacacaacaacaacagagaaacGATGACGCCCGCTGACTGCCTGCAGCACCTACAGTCCACAGCAGCACCGCAGAGATACACACGCTTCTCTCACTGAAGAAGTCGACACATAACTGTCACTCGAAATATTATAACGCTATAAGAACAAGCAATATTTCAAGTGTGGCTGCTTTTATTcccgttgctgctgctgctgctgctgcagggggGAGCATTCaagtgcttcttcttctctcagtttACTGGCGGATCGCAACCAACTTTAAGCTGCatataccgccacctactgtacacAAGTGTTTAACATCATGTCCTTACTGctactcttaaagggactgtttgtaactttcagaaatgcttgttaacagcgacacctgtggccgtgaaatcaacgaaagtcagcgtcgagctcgcgcttgtgatcgctctacatagacatgaacgagcatcggtcaaaacagtgaggcgacacacgtcagctaaaaccacaatatcactattatatttcacctgcttcgcagtaatgttagctgaccagacgaaggtctctccatgaatcactgctgatcctagtgttggcttttcctgcttcagcctccggggctgaagtaaggaaaagaaacattatcgcctcccgactacgcccgcagggagacaccggcacccggttggagatgataacgtaactcgttgcggagccccgtcacttcacaagacacggaaaacctctgttggtctggaggagctgcagcatttattcactagatattctcagagctaaactaactcttctgcagtgtggagtgagcgcgcatccatgtgtagaggtggagtgagaacgcgcgcggtctgtgagtgaaggcaagcaggcagaggagcagcgagtccggccacacgcgagcgagcATGGGATCTCGACCCGgcagatttatacctgtaaaaagttacaaacagtccctctaAATTCTACCCACCATTGTTCCTTCTGTagaatcacatcctgaaacttgctctcatttattctggtcctgtaaaatttacatgtgaattgtggaaaagatgtcaataatttaatagttgttaacattttctcagattttgcactgtactatataaatattatatttggttgctacgattacagtgacaaagacagcaatgcatttttccttattaatttaattttaagtctcgcgaagttccacattcacaagtgtaaatttaccccaaaaaaagcctaatttctttgtatttctgaaagaaatggatctatatctgtcaacaatttcttcctcataaaacaaaaaagcaatgaacaCAATGAATATaggcaatatctttaaagtttttaagtgaaattattgtcatactctctcgttgccttttttttattattatttatttatttttatttttttattgtgttttttttttaattttatgttggttttgtttaatttctgttgtccttttatgtttggcacagctctttgtttatgttttcgctatgcttcttttgtatgtaaatgtttttaatgttttctgctgatactatgtatactgtcattttgaaatattaataaaaataaataaatatatttatatatatttattattattttcatgtataattttacatattttatttattcttgttctgtatgcaccttgtccttttactctaatgcaatgatctatgagccatgttgtttgtgaatttgaatttgttcaataaaaaaggaaaaaggttgaCCTTCTCCATGCATATGGTGCCTACGTCATTCCAGACATGCGCAGTCCGTCCCTGCTGCCAGCAGCTTTGTTGCTGTtgctacatgctacatgctacatgctaACTAGCACGCTCAGTATTTCCTGCCTGTGACTGGACACAGCTATGGACATCGACGCGTTACTGGAGGCGTTTCAAGGCAATATTTACACTTCTTACAATAAGCGTTTTGGTTATGAGTGAATGAATGTTGTGATTTGTTGTGATGCCAGCAGAAACAACGTGTTCATGTTTGCTAACTACGTACTGTAACTTAACGTTAGCTTACTGAGCAGCGGTGAAGCTGGCTGTTTAGGAGAAGAGGAGGCTCCTATAGGGACAAGCTGACCTGTCTCTGCTTGGCCTACATAGTTCAGTGATTATCCTCTGAGAGGAATAAGTTCTTCACGTTGTTTACGTTTGACCCATTTTAATCTGGAAGATTATGTAAACAGCTAGCTGTGTAGCATCACAATACACATGCTTTAACACTTACTAACTTTTACATCAACTTTCCAGTTAGTTAGATGGAATTGGTGTTTTGGGGATTAATGatgtggtgtttttttcctgtttagCATATTTCCACTTGATAGAgctactaataataaataaataactgactgTTATGTAGAGGAACTTTATGATATGTTGTTCTTATATATTGTTCCTTATTTTTTGGCTTTTATTGCCATAatcctatgtatttatatggtccttattgtaacttgtccctccaactgccccatgccctaattattggttgtctgttgtatgtatggatgtatggactgggaatgctacaaatgaattgcccccttggaaataaataaagttgtctgaactgaactgaattgacATTATAATTAATGTAACATATCAATgtcatgtgcaatactactttttaaattctcatgtgcaatataactgttcattgtgtgcaatattaatgtccatgtgcaatattacttatttttctgtttgttagcttactttacctttttttattttacttatcttatttactcattttactaaatgtatcttacttaattgttattctatcaggcactggtgctagaaatagtacttctTATTtcatacacttgtattttatacaattgaacttgttgtaattttgttgtatttttgagcaatctctggcacaagaatttccttcgggattaataaagttctatcttatcttataagtAATTTACAGAATACATTCTTCTCTAATTGTTATATGCTTCTGGGTTGTTTTGAACATTTTCAACTTTAGGTTAATGCAGGTGCAAACATTGTTTGGTTCAGTTTGGGTCAGATTTGTGTGCTTTTTggattaatgttattattaccaATAAACtaatttctgtttttcatgTGGTCATTTACAGATTTTGAGAAGAAAGGCAAGAAAGAGACCTGTCCTGAACTTGAGCAATTCTTATGTCATGTTGCCAAGACAGGCCAGACAATGTGAGTAGTCCTCAAGGGTTCACACATAACATTAAAACTTCACACACAGCAATAGACACACCAGTTTTCCTCCAAATGAAACCTgctgaacttttttttatcactctCATCAGTAAAAATGTGCCTCAAGACTttccattcttttttttttggtatattatttttattgacaaaTTTTAACGACAACACATACaccaaacaaaaatcaaaacccGAAAGCCAACCCGAAAATCTACGCATctgcactaacacacacacacccacacacatttacacccGGGGAGGAGTGATACAAATAACTAAGAAAAAATGATCTAAACCGCATGTCAAGGACAAAACATACATATTGTTACATACAGCATCATCCAATTGATAGTTAAATGTAAGCTGTCCATAATGGGAGTATTCAACATCAGAACagggaaaaggaaaaacaaaacaatcaatatatGAATAGAAATATTGTCAAACTGAGTCCAAATATTGCAGAAAGGGGCCCCAAGATTCTTCCCATTTATGttgatattttaaattattggCTCGCAATTTCTCCATGTGGATAACTGAGACCATTCATGCAACCAGTTTCTGAAGCACAGTGGAGTTGGAGTCTTCCAGTCTTTGagaatatgttttttgttttttttcctccattcttTTGTTTGTATGACACGCAGACTTGTGTTTTTCCCATATCTTCCAGGATCTCGTGGTCACAGTTCAAAACATACTTTGTGTTTAAATTGGAAAAAGTCATGGATGATTTCCACACTTCAACGCCAGAGCAAAGAGCGCCACATAATCCTAATGTAGACTACATGCCCTTCGAAGACATGAAGACGAGGATCTTGAAAATAGTGGATGGTTACAATGGGTGAGTAAACCTGATAATAAGCCAAATTAGCTGCAATCAGGTCTGACCCGCGTTGTGctgtaattcattcatttcaatctGCCAGAGTTGTGTCACTTCCTCCTCATCAATTGCAAAATTATTTGTGAAATTCACTATAAACTGAGCTTCAGTGTCTTTTTATCTATAATGGGCTAGTTTTCCTTTCACGAGACAGAAAGATACTCAACTTAATGTTTTGCATGTGACTCTcccaaaaacatatttgcataaacaCCATTCATCCTCAAGCCTAGAAATCTCTTCTTGAATTTCAACATAGCAAAATAACTTCATGATTTGAaaattaatgatgatgatttactgtacatgtcaagaaatattcttatttaaattcttatttattctattcttgcatttatatttaacacactaaaTAGATcacacttctcagcattttgtacttatttacagtgtggttatatattgtatgtttgatgcacatatttgtacatatttctaatttcttttcttattcttattttttattcttatttctgtttctctacatatattgtgttatatattgtagcattatgtacataatttacatgttgcatactcctttatttctattttcttacatttctttatactTGAATAACTGTGacgtttaaatgttaaaatttaGGGTCAACCAAGTTTGCTCATATTGATCCAAGTTTTTTCTCATTCGGCTCCTGTGCTGCCAGGTGTTGATGCTGGCTGTGTGATGGCTAATCCTAAATATATATCTTGATAACTTTTCCAGAATCCCATTCACTATCCAGCGTCTATGTGAACTCCTTACGGACCCCAAACGCAACTACACTGGAACAGACAAGTTTCTCATGGGCTTAGAGAAGGTGAGCACTACACTGCACTATgaattttgttttaaacataCTTTCCATGGCTTTAAATTGAATTCTAATAcatattattgttgtttatgtGTTGCAGAATGTAATGGTGGTCAGCAGTGTGTACCCCACATCAGAGTAAGTACATCAGCCGTGAAGCTTTTGCTCCCCTTGCTCTGCTGGCTGCAGTATTTCTGTTAAGCTGCTTCTGATGCACATTGGCAGCTCCCTTGAATTTGCTTATTCAGTCACACTTAACAAAGTTACAATTAACAGCCAGTTGTCTTTGTGCCTTTCTACTTCTTTCGAAGGAAAAATGGGGCATCCAGTGTAAACAGAATGAATGGAGTGATGTTTCCTGGTAACTCTTCTCTATATTCAGACAGGTGGGAGCCACATACTTGTCAGTTATTGACTTCCACAAATCTAAAATTGCCTCATACACCACCAAGTGGAAAGTTaaagtaaaatatccaaaatccAACAAGGCTATATAGTAAGGGCAGTTATATCTGGCCTGTCAGTTTGGGTCTTAGGAGTTCTGCTGATTTGCCATCTTGTTATCTGACGTAAGAAATGGtcgtttctgttttttttgcagtcgAAATGTAAATGGACCAGACACGCCAAAACCGCTCACCAGACCAAAGCTGTCATTGTCGGCTTCGCTTTCCACCAACGGGCTCCCTGACTGTGCAGTCAGTAAAGAGCCAGAGGCAACcacagaggaggtggaggagcacCATATCCGGTAATTGAAATAAGTATGGTACATGTGTGTCATCGTGAGTGACGGTGTAGTGTACTGAGTGAGCCtactcaatattttttatttaaaatgcagGAACACTGATGATATCTGTCAAGCCCTGACATTTCCCTCCAAAGACCCTATCTTTAAAATTGATATATAGGAGCTACACATTCATTTAATCTTATACAACTGAATTGACTGTGTTTCTGTCATTACTGCAGTGATTCCTCGCCGTCAGAGGGTGAAATTGCACCAAACAGCGGGATAAAGAACAAACActccgaggaggaggaagaggaggaggaggattctGATGCTGGCAAGCATGAGGTCAAGAGGCTCAAGTTTGATGAAAAAGAAGAGGACGAAACAGAAAGTGAAGAAAAGAAGTCGTCTTGTTGTAAAGGGTCAGAGAGCTCGTCAGAGACACCGGATTCTTCAGAAGAATCTTGTGACGCAGAGTACAAAAGTGCAACATCTTGTGATACACCGACTGTTTCAGATGATAATGGTAAGTGTTAACTCATCTTCATGTAGGCTGACGTATGTATATTTAAGTATTAAAGTATTTCATAGTCTAGTTTAGGTGAACTGTTTTCAGACTGTCTGCACAGAGACCAAAAGAAACAGAATGGATCTGTCTGGTTCAAATCTCTTGGCTGCTTTTTGTTATCACAAAGTGAATTTTAGAAAATCTTAACATTAACATGTGGGTATTAGATTGACTGCACAACCCTATTTTTCAGTCAGGTTGTATTGTGGGTAATctttataaacagattctgcattcacaaagaaaaaaacggaGGATGCATGGAATAAAAAGCGGAAATCGAGTTCTTCTGCATcaattttagtcttttttttaactgtctatcatcatataaataatacaattattagTTAACAACCACAGACTCTTATTACATATTAATAATAGTCGATTAATCACTTTGAGTCATTATTTTAAGAGAGAATAAcaattctctggttccagtttCTCATATGTGTATGTCTGTTGGTTTCCTTAGTTTTCTATGATCGTAAACTGGATATATTTGGGTGTTTGGTCGGACAAAGCAAAACATTTGTAGAAGTCACCTTGGGCTTTTAGGAATTTGTGATAGgcatttcactattttctgacattttataaacaaactacagatTAAGAGATTAACttctaatgaaaataatcattagttcaGCCCTAATGTTGTCCACTTTGGTCCTCAGAGCCCAGCAGCACACAGACAGAACCTCCTGAAAGTGAGGAAGACTCGTCTGAGAAGGGGGATGTCCACAGTGTGGAGAAGGACAACGCTGTGGATCAACCCGAACAGCCTGCTCCGTCAGAGACGAGTAAAAGCTTTGAGCAGGAACAtggagagagcagcagcagcagcagcagcagtgatggaGAGGGCCTACCAAGCGACAAGCAGGTCCCCTCTTCTAGTAGTTCACCTGACTTGTCAACAGAGGGCGACGCTGACAGTTCAAGCAGCGCAAAGACTGCAGTAGAGCCAGGGGAACATGACTAACTGGAAGCCCAACCTGCCAACTGACTGTTTTTTACACTGTATGATACCACACCAAGGGTATATCTGTAGCACTGTGGACCTCTGGACTTCAGGACCAGGAGCGATGTGAACCTCGAGATCCCTCACAGAAGGATCTTTTTTGTCCTCTTCAGTTTCAACTACTCAAGTCCACACACGTCTTTAAACTGGAAGGAAATGATTTCAAGATTATGGagactttttttcactgttgactaaaacattttctaatctttttttCCTGATTTTTATATGAGCGATATTAATTTAACCTTGATAACTGATGTATTCAGTAATTTCATTTTTAAGTCATTTGGCATGTATTTCCAAAAAAAGATACATTTGACAATTTGAGTTGTGTTTTGGCCTATAAGCATAGTTGTTTTGACCCATGCCATTAAGAATGTGACACTTCACAGATGTCTGTTTGCTTTTTCTATGAAGCACATAACATAATAATGTATttcttattaacattatattgcACTTATTTGCATTTACCCCCTGAAGGATGTGTAAAATGTCACAGTTTTCCTTTGTCACTGTATGAAgccaatataaacacacagtattgcCAGTAGTAACCGGATTTGGTTAGATAGAATATTGGTTTGGCTCAAGGGAAGCCATTTCTGCATCAACGTCAGTCAACAGAACACAAGGTACTTTTACACTTTCTCTAGATCATACCTTAGTTGtacaaaatgtctcttttgatagctTGGATTTTTACAGTACGCATCTGTAAATCAGTTTTTGTAGACTTGTAATACATGTCCACTGCCTTCATAAATCTGATGATCGCTGGAAATTGAATGCTTGAGCTTGTATCATAGTATTCATGGAAAGCAATAAATGCTAAAATTTAAAGTGTAGTGTGCTCAGTTAATATCAGGGGAGTTGTTCTTTTGAGTTGCAAATCCAGTTGTGTTTCATATCTGCAGAACAATGAGGGACACTGAATTATTGGGGATTACCTTTTAGCCTCGCTTGGGGTGTCACTCTTGTAATAGTCACCCATCAATAGCTAAAAATTTCTCTTGTCGAACACTAAGTTCATCATAGTACACCTCTGAAACTAATGAGATTCCTGTCTTCAGCTGTACTTTGACTTTAATAATATGCTAACATGCCGATTGCACACCATAGCCTTCACATGTAAACATACCAACATTAGCCAAAATGCTGCATTATGAGCCATttcatatttaaaggaacagtgtgtaacattttgggggatctatttgcagaaatggaatgttttcattagtgtataatcatctgaaactaagaatcgtttcgttagcttagaatgagcccttcatatctacataggcaGAAGaacctcttcacagagtccgccatgtttctacagtagcccaaaacggacaaaccaaacactggctctagagaaagTGTTTTTACAAttcctgaaggccaccgtagttctccgacacgcttgtgaaattgCGGTAATGTgggccgcagagtgcaaaaccgtggtaccgccagccgccgtctgacttccgttgctcctaaagtagtgttattatggtaaagattgcctctgagcgaggtgatcACCATTACCACAGTTTgacacttggcggctcacgtgaCCGCTGTCTcggaaaagggaggagtgagcgaaggggcactcggttgcaatctgcaaccacaccactagatgccgccaaatcctacacactatccctttaaagtttgCATGCTTACATACACACtgtcatggtccccagaggatgaattgttttctctctcctgaCTTCTCATCTGGTGCCATCATCTGGTCAAAATTTAAttttgtccaatattttggtttatgaccaaatgtCTGCAAAATTCATGACCTTCCCATCagcctaaacttaacttaaaGTTTGGTGCTATTTGTTTGCTATTTGTTTGCATGCTTACACGCTAAACCAACACGGTTTGTGAACATGATAACATTTTACCCGCTAAACATAAACATGCTACCATTATCACTATAAGCATGTGAACATTTAGCTCAAGCACAGCCTCACAAAGCTGCAAGCATGGCTGTAGACAAAACAGTACAGGAAGTAGCAGTGATATAGAGATGATACCTGGGACCAGTCCTGTCAATGCAAGCCAGTCATGGGTACAGAAATGGGGGGTCTTAACACCTGGGTACAGTAATACAACTTATGTAAAATGATTGTATAAAGGAAAACATGGGTGGGTTTAAAATATCTCTTGTATAAGAACAGAAAGTACGAATCGTTTTAATCATGTGAGGATAACATCCAGTGACACGTCATGTGGCCTTGACACCTCTAAGCTATGATTATCATCATCCCTGTTGTCAGCACTGGAACGTACAGTGCCAGGCCAAGCTTTCACCTGTAAACAATGGCTACGGTTACCACTAACAAACAGTGACACTCTTCTTCCAATGAATGCAGTTATTTCCAAATTTACACGTACTGCTGCCCAATACCCAAACAAGGTCAAAAGCTTGCGAGATGCTTCCACACATTTCCCAAATATATATCCCTCTCGACGCCTACGTTGTAATGTCTATCATTAGGGAATTTAGCTACAACACATTTATTATAGGCTTCAGTGAGACCGAAGCAGGCACGTAAACAGTAATCAGGGGGAGCAGTAAATAACATGGCTTCTGAAGGTCAGAGCTTGGCCTGATTGTGTGAATCATCAGACTGGTTAGGAACTTCAAATACTAGGAACGAATACTTAAAGGAGCACATCAGCATTTTAGTATTCCACTCTCATAGAGTTTGGGGACCTGGAAGAGTCGGAAGAATTGTCAAAATCTAAACAGCAGTACATGATTTTTATTAGCTAGAAGAAGTAGGTCAAGCTCTTCCAGAAATGCtgaatcctacatttcccataatgcaacaaaTGGCATCTTTTCATCAGACCTTCTCTGATTGTAAACTGACCTTGGTGTGTAAAAATCACTTAATTGGACACTTCCCCTCTGACATCATCATATGGCTTAATCCTGTTGTACCTTTACACACATATATTGTTAAGTCATACTAAGCAAACATTTCTTCATATAATAATGTATTGTTGTGTGCAGTGTGGTTCTACAAATCTAACACATGTAGCCTACTTCCTTGGATAGGTAGAAGAAAGGCCACATGGAAATCCTCTCATGATCTATCTGTGAACTGATTGATTTAGACTGGTGTCCATATCTAATCCCTTATCATGTAATCCATAACAGCCTCACAGTCTCATCCTGACTCTTGGAGGGGATTTGccacaataaacaaaaacaactcaGCTTGCATGGACTTTCATGTAATTTTGATCAATTTGGTCTTTGCAGATTTGCACAAAGTTTGTTGCAGTAATTGGCTAGATAACCGAGGACTAACATTTGTGGAGTTTGTAATGCAGAGGGAAGCTCTAAAAGAGTTCCCCGGCTCAAACAGTTTCATGTAATGTAAGAAATCATTTCAGTCTTTAAGGGAGTTGAAGGAACAGATTTCCACAATGGGTCAGCGCCTTAGCGAGGAGAATGACCCAGACAAGGAAATCGAAGTGGCCGAGCTGCAGGAATGGTACAAAAAATTTGTCGTGCAGTGCCCGAGTGGAACTCTCTTCATGCACGAGTTCAAGGGATTTTTTGGCGTCGCTGATAACAAGGAGGCTTCAGATTACATTGAAAACATGTTTCGAGCCTTCGACAAGAACGGCGTAAGTACAAACTTCTGTTGTGTGGaatgtagggctgtcacaatGTCAGATTATCGTGGCCGAAAGAATTCACGATACGGTATTATCGCAATATCTATagaacatt
This region includes:
- the LOC119490344 gene encoding serine/threonine-protein phosphatase 4 regulatory subunit 2-A-like isoform X1, with the protein product MDIDALLEAFQDFEKKGKKETCPELEQFLCHVAKTGQTMISWSQFKTYFVFKLEKVMDDFHTSTPEQRAPHNPNVDYMPFEDMKTRILKIVDGYNGIPFTIQRLCELLTDPKRNYTGTDKFLMGLEKNVMVVSSVYPTSEKNGASSVNRMNGVMFPGNSSLYSDSRNVNGPDTPKPLTRPKLSLSASLSTNGLPDCAVSKEPEATTEEVEEHHIRDSSPSEGEIAPNSGIKNKHSEEEEEEEEDSDAGKHEVKRLKFDEKEEDETESEEKKSSCCKGSESSSETPDSSEESCDAEYKSATSCDTPTVSDDNEPSSTQTEPPESEEDSSEKGDVHSVEKDNAVDQPEQPAPSETSKSFEQEHGESSSSSSSSDGEGLPSDKQVPSSSSSPDLSTEGDADSSSSAKTAVEPGEHD
- the LOC119490344 gene encoding serine/threonine-protein phosphatase 4 regulatory subunit 2-A-like isoform X2 yields the protein MDIDALLEAFQDFEKKGKKETCPELEQFLCHVAKTGQTMISWSQFKTYFVFKLEKVMDDFHTSTPEQRAPHNPNVDYMPFEDMKTRILKIVDGYNGIPFTIQRLCELLTDPKRNYTGTDKFLMGLEKNVMVVSSVYPTSDRNVNGPDTPKPLTRPKLSLSASLSTNGLPDCAVSKEPEATTEEVEEHHIRDSSPSEGEIAPNSGIKNKHSEEEEEEEEDSDAGKHEVKRLKFDEKEEDETESEEKKSSCCKGSESSSETPDSSEESCDAEYKSATSCDTPTVSDDNEPSSTQTEPPESEEDSSEKGDVHSVEKDNAVDQPEQPAPSETSKSFEQEHGESSSSSSSSDGEGLPSDKQVPSSSSSPDLSTEGDADSSSSAKTAVEPGEHD